Sequence from the Meleagris gallopavo isolate NT-WF06-2002-E0010 breed Aviagen turkey brand Nicholas breeding stock chromosome Z, Turkey_5.1, whole genome shotgun sequence genome:
GTAGTATTATGATATGAATATACAGTATAATGATGGATATAATGGACATGATAGAGAAGAGTGTTTTATGATCCTGGTCTCAGAATGTAGAAGAAAGATGAACTGGATACTGTCTTGGATACTGATTATCAGCAGAAACAACCTCTCTTGTTGAACTTATTGAGACCAACAAACATAAACAATGGATCCACTCCAAAACAAGGACGTCTCTATGCAGAAATAGTACTGGCTTCTGTAAATAGGCTCTCCCTCCAAGGTTTCTGTCATTTCCCAAGGGACATAAGAGGACCATTGTAGAGAATACAAGAGAGCTGTGTCAACTTTTATGATAtgctcagagatgtggttgCTGAAACTGAAGATCCGAGAgcaactttcttctttcctctgggATTGTGCTCTTCAGCAGTGCTACAGCTGTAAAATTTCATGCTCTCCTGTCTGTCAAATCATTAGAGTCATTAGACTCTTTTAATCTCAGCCAGTGCTTATTTTTCACACCTCTAAGAAAATCTGAGAATTGCTTGAGAatcatcttcatcttccttcATTTATTCCTTCAGATACAGGGTGCTGCTGCTTACAGTGTTCCTTTTTTAGGGTTCTTCTGTCCTACATATTTGCTCTGTAAGATTAAGTTCTCTGTGCCATcactttcagttttattttagtgctgaaagaagataaaactttttttatttctgttttcatctggTTTCTTGAAAAGCTGTTCTTGTTCAAAAAGCTGGATTTGTGGAATGATGTAAGGGAGCACAATGTGGTAATTTCTTTAACACCCTGCGTTCCTATTGGCTAATCCACACTTCACATGCActggcttttgttttctaattataGATGTCAGTGAGGTCGACAATGAAGAAGACAGTGCAGCTGAGAATCAAGAAAATGACAGAGGAGCAGGTCAGTGAGTGTGGATAACTTTGAGACTACGTTCAGTTACCTAAATCAAACAAGGAGGGAAGGTCTCTCTCTAACATACTACCTTCtctcatattttcatttctgtcacagataaagagaggaagagagcaaAACCAAGAACCAGAAGGGGACATGGAAGAGGAAGAGCCAGGCAAGGTGGTGAGGAGGATGGAGATGATGAAGATGGAATAAGGAGAGCTGGGCAACGCAGGCAAAGAAACCGGAGAGGACGGGGCCGAGCAGGTGGAAATGAGGGCAGTGATTCTGAGGGGGATCCTACAAAAGCCAGGAAGAACCAGGCAAATCAAAAATCAAAGGAAGGTGATGAAcaagaggaagatgaaaaagGGGGTAAGAGTGGGAAAGgcaaaaatgagaagaaacagGACAAAAAGGCTGataagaaagggaagaaagaaaaaggccaacaagaagaaaaaggacaaaaagaaatcaggatCTGGGTAATtctatatatagatatatatatattaatataaaacaaTTGTTGCCTTATGTAAAACCTGTTTTCATTTGTAGCTGTGAAATACCAAGAGTTGGTATGACTCCTTGCCAAAGCTGAATAGgaggttttatttctttatttttttctggagtgaGGAAATTCTGACTGAGTGAACTAGAAATTGTCCATAGAGCCAAATCCACCACAGTGAATGTGGTCCAGGGCTGTCATGGTTCCAGGGTGGAACTTTTGAAAATGACCATACAGACACTTCTGACATCACTGATATCCTGACATTAGAGACAAATCTCATAAAGCAGAATAGAAACCTCAGCTGGGATCCCCCTTACTGTAGTTAAATGTCCCACATTCTTGAGCTGTTCTCTGGAGTGACAGAGGAAGGAATAAGTGACAGAGTGACAGTGAGTGAGATCTCCTACTTTTTTCCTAAGCAACCAAGCaaccaaaaccaaataaaaagcCAGAACCAATCACTCTTCAGAATCCCAGGATCTAGTTCTGTTTCCAGTGCAGAATCAAATTCTTGACACTTTCCAAAAGATCAAGTTCTTATTTCCTATCCAGGCTTGAACCAGCTTTTTTTGTAACAGATGAAAACTTTAACAGTTCGGAACCAAGAACGGAGACAAAATTTTCCAAAATTCGTCTACCACTTAACTCCCACTGAAAATTTCCCTATCACTTTTCCAAAGCATTTAGTGCAACCTGGGGTCTTTGGAAAATTGCTCTGACgcagaatatttctgaaaactctttttattctttttctgtcatcCTGGTGTTCTCTGGCAACATACTCCTTCTCATGATATTTTGAGGAAACAGTCCCTAAGAACAGCGTACAGAAGAGCTAGTGGAGCTCAGCATGCTTATCTCGGTGGAGAGGAACAGAAATCTT
This genomic interval carries:
- the LOC104915076 gene encoding sarcoplasmic reticulum histidine-rich calcium-binding protein-like; its protein translation is MPKNEKPATNEGNDVSEVDNEEDSAAENQENDRGADKERKRAKPRTRRGHGRGRARQGGEEDGDDEDGIRRAGQRRQRNRRGRGRAGGNEGSDSEGDPTKARKNQANQKSKEGDEQEEDEKGGKSGKGKNEKKQDKKADKKGKKEKDQLSSGTRASNLEVSDGEQNKPPKVQLETHRDLLFHLNCCKSMGPDGMRMLKELPEVVAQPLSIIHQDSWSTGEVPEDWKLASVTPIYKKGHKEDLG